In a single window of the Pongo abelii isolate AG06213 chromosome 1, NHGRI_mPonAbe1-v2.0_pri, whole genome shotgun sequence genome:
- the AGTRAP gene encoding type-1 angiotensin II receptor-associated protein encodes MELPAVNLKVILLGHWLLTTWGCIVFSGSYAWANFTILALGVWAVAQRDSIDAISMFLGGLLATIFLDIVHISIFYPRAGLTDTGRFGAGMAILSLLLKPLSCCFVYHMYRQRGGFLGSSQDRSAYQTIDSAEAPANAFAVPEGRGQDARGY; translated from the exons GTGATTCTCCTAGGTCACTGGCTGCTGACAACCTG GGGCTGCATTGTATTCTCGGGCTCCTATGCGTGGGCCAACTTCACCATCCTGGCCTTGGGCGTGTGGGCTGTAGCTCAGCGGGACTCCATCGACGCCATAAGCATG TTTCTGGGTGGCTTGCTGGCCACCATCTTCCTGGACATCGTGCACATCAGCATCTTCTACCCGCGGGCCGGCCTCACGGACACGGGCCGCTTTGGCGCGGGCATGGCCATCCTCAGCTTGCTGCTCAAGCCGCTCTCCTGCTGCTTTGTCTACCACATGTACCGGCAGCGCGGGG gtttccTTGGGTCTTCTCAGGACCGTAGTGCCTACCAGACGATTGACTCAGCAGAGGCGCCCGCCAATGCTTTTGCAGTCCCAGAGGGCAGGGGTCAAGATGCCCGAGGGTACTGA